A window from Balaenoptera musculus isolate JJ_BM4_2016_0621 chromosome 8, mBalMus1.pri.v3, whole genome shotgun sequence encodes these proteins:
- the TESMIN gene encoding tesmin, which translates to MEEAPLLGGMSSPEDEMVTDLFSAESQFVPENLPLKAPVAVKHEADEFHVLNDAYLGSADPREALLPAFNAPLGGDCRSHVKVERLVDEDGDEETLGEYASLPELSPLEDAVLPAAAWQPQAYDLLFLSSLPTPHTSPAVGPPDAWAQEGAAHPGVPVIPVEIKEAGGTITSNNLEEATFQNPLAQESCCKFPTSQEAEDASGCSHKKDSNPMVICQLKGGTQMLYIDNCGTRELKALHLVPQYQDQNNYLQSDVPKPMTTLVGRFLPVPANLNLITQQLDNGALPSVINGSAFPLGSTLPGPPKITLAG; encoded by the exons ATGGAAGAGGCCCCTCTGCTGGGCGGCATGTCCAGCCCCGAAGACGAGATGGTGACGGACCTTTTCAGCGCCGAGAGTCAGTTTGTTCCTGAAAACCTTCCCCTGAAAGCCCCGGTGGCGGTGAAGCACGAGGCAGACGAGTTCCACGTCCTCAACGACGCGTACCTGGGCTCCGCGGACCCCAGAGAGGCCCTGCTGCCCGCCTTCAACGCCCCGCTCGGCGGGGACTGCAGGAGCCACGTCAAAGTGGAGCGGCTGGTGGATGAGGACGGAGATGAGGAAACGCTCGGGGAGTACGCGAGTCTCCCCGAGCTCAGTCCCCTGGAAGACGCCGTTCTTCCCGCCGCCGCCTGGCAGCCGCAGGCCTACGACCTTCTCTTCCTGTCCTCCCTGCCGACCCCGCACACGAGTCCTGCCGTCGGGCCCCCGGACGCCTGGGCCCAGGAAGGAGCCGCCCACCCCGGCGTCCCCGTGATTCCA GTTGAAATCAAGGAAGCAGGTGGTACTATCACAAGTAACAATCTGGAGGAAGCAACTTTTCAGAACCCTCTGGCCCAGGAGTCCTGTTGCAAGTTCCCAACATCACAAGAAGCAGAGGATGCCTCTGGCTGCTCTCATAAGAAAGACTCTAACCCAATG gtgATATGTCAGTTGAAAGGGGGTACACAAATGCTGTATATAGACAATTGTGGCACAAGAGAACTAAAAGCACTTCATTTGGTTCCTCAGTATCAAGACCAAAATAATTATCTACAGTCAG ATGTCCCTAAACCTATGACTACTTTAGTAGGAAGATTTTTGCCAGTACCAGCAAATTTAAATCTCATTACACAACAA